The Pagrus major chromosome 10, Pma_NU_1.0 genome contains a region encoding:
- the haus6 gene encoding HAUS augmin-like complex subunit 6, with the protein MANPVLLQRKNGKYLWFALIGLGFQPDAVTSSIAGKTNINVKHLNLGPNMFDKPNKDACYLVTHFLLEKLNPTRFSEAYRNCWPVLNHKADAEFRKVTCTWLREIMDETANAGSKVVASLFLSPGGPKFISLMLQLANHVMLQDMKTFNTDGTWVPEAAAMPASSLDMAEKRLNLITSRFLKTAVDQDRFLHEYQRRAQLLVKSMKDIRAEGAKYDDLLKRNSGASTQEGAYPAEKIKRVRSLWSAIDDMLATTKEEQHAVASVLKGDVDQYILDGTDQTLKIPRCLLERVEQLPHQLSSGNVYEAGQLNVLCVLELMNHALQLLREERCRVAHAPKPQLSPKHLQEKCQQMARTLQNIHLIRQKISKEGIPEVRSAIRELEAEWDRKWMDTLKETPLVSFLNEDPALGFLSPMAPLSFEPAADATYRSSVFSQYPATLLEAKPAESKSQEDVQPSYSILQSSCPATAEKTESPTVTTQASSQANTSLDWLFDTPPSPPFRAPSAPPPQASVRKTTRVHPKATPVRTKTQILDMECDNLADQFADAVTTTSPMEGRVKGRDLEGLLSTLHGDPFSTRKQLPRTPESLIMDVKSSWRKALEEDKAEKMGRSFTGNDSVTGRLTPLYEPVNVLLSPDAPSLSVSCSTYPTVTSNSKPPVSQQGVSLKSSLLWDTFNTEALDSPSGTGSSAVHFSLEQETLPELPSCDSLLSLDDEAVDMESEDDEELLIPSLKTEAKQSHQSAGHHLGQLQQTRDNDSIVEDGKRTPECLLSDHMVSGLDRDWLMESAKSVEATDKVFSLDLDTLETASSPKKQEYSLPKLITFSPIDDMKC; encoded by the exons ATGGCGAACCCGGTACTGTTGCAGAGAAAGAATGGGAAATATCTTTGGTTTGCTCTCATCGGGCTTGGATTTCAACCAGACGCCGTAACGTCGTCAATCGCCGGCAAAACCAACATTAACGTAAAACACCTCAACCTGGGACC GAATATGTTcgacaaaccaaacaaagatGCCTGCTACCTTGTAACCCATTTTCTGTTGGAAAAACTCAACCCGACACGATTCAGTGAGGCATACAG GAACTGTTGGCCTGTTTTGAACCACAAAGCAGATGCCGAGTTCCGCAAAGTGACCTGCACTTGGCTGCGAGAAATAATG GACGAAACTGCGAACGCAGGATCCAAAGTGGTGGCATCCTTGTTCCTCTCACCCGGAGGCCCCAAGTTTATCAGCTTGATGCTACAGTTGGCCAATCACGTCATGCTGCAGGACATGAAGACATTCAACACAG aTGGCACCTGGGTTCCTGAGGCTGCAGCGATGCCTGCTTCCTCCCTCGACATGGCAGAGAAGAGACTCAACCTGATCACCTCCAGGTTTTTGAAAACTGCAGTGGATCAGGATCGTTTTCTCCACGAGTACCAGAGACGAGCCCA gCTCTTGGTGAAGTCTATGAAGGACATCAGAGCCGAGGGTGCCAAGTATGACGACCTACTcaa GCGTAACAGCGGTGCTTCTACACAGGAGGGAGCTTATCCAGCTGAGAAAATCAAAAGG GTGCGCTCTTTGTGGTCGGCAATTGATGACATGCTGGCAACTACCAAAGAGGAGCAGCATGCAGTGGCAAGTGTTCTGAAGGGGGATGTAGATCAATACATCCTGGATGGAACGGATCAAACCCTCAAAATTCCCCGGTGTCTGCTGGAGAGAGTTGAACAGCTCCCACATCAG TTGAGTTCCGGGAATGTTTATGAGGCCGGGCAGCTGAACGTCCTGTGTGTGTTGGAGCTGATGAACCACGCGCTGCAGCTCCTGAGGGAGGAGCGTTGTCGGGTCGCTCACGCCCCCAAGCCCCAGCTCAGTCCTAAGCACCTGCAGGAGAAATGTCAGCAGATGGCCCGCACACTGCAGAACATCCACCTCATCAg GCAGAAGATTTCCAAGGAAGGAATTCCTGAGGTCAGGAGTGCCATCAGAGAGTTGGAGGCTGAGTGGGACCGGAAGTGGATGGATACACTGAAAGAGACGCCACTCGTCTCTTTCCTGAATGAAGATCCT gcTCTTGGCTTCCTCTCACCAATGGCTCCTCTGTCTTTTGAACCAGCTGCGGATGCTACTTACAGAAGTAGCGTCTTCTCCCAGTACCCTGCAACACTTCTTG AGGCGAAGCCTGCAGAGAGTAAATCACAGGAAGACGTCCAGCCGAGTTACTCTATCCTGCAGAG ctcTTGTCCTGCAACAGCTGAGAAGACTGAAAGTCCTACTGTCACCACTCAGGCATCATCCCAAGCGAACACCTCTCTCGACTGGCTCTTTGACACGCCTCCATCCCCGCCTTTTAGGGCTCCATCAGCACCACCACCTCAG GCCAGCGTGAGGAAGACGACCCGTGTTCATCCGAAGGCGACTCCTGTGAGGACCAAGACTCAGATATTAGACATGGAATGTGATAACCTCGCTGATCAG ttTGCAGATGCTGTAACTACAACCAGTCCCATGGAAGGCAGGGTCAAAGGTCGGGATCTGGAGGGCCTCCTCAGCACACTTCATGGAGATCCCTTCTCCACTAGAAAGCAGCTGCCACGCACACCTGAGAGCTTGA tCATGGATGTGAAGAGCTCCTGGCGTAAGGCACTTGAGGAagacaaagcagagaaaatggGGCGGTCATTCACGGGTAACGACAGTGTCACAGGGCGGCTCACTCCCCTCTATGAGCCTGTCAATGTGTTGCTGAGCCCCGATGCTCCCTCCCTGAGTGTCTCCTGCAGTACCTACCCCACTGTCACAAGCAACAGCAAACCTCCTGTCAGCCAACAGGGGGTCTCACTCAAATCCTCCCTGCTTTGGGACACCTTCAACACCGAAGCCCTCGACAGTCCCAGCGGCACGGGCAGCAGCGCGGTCCATTTCAGTCTCGAGCAGGAAACTCTCCCAGAGTTGCCCAGCTGCGACAGTCTGCTGAGCCTCGACGACGAAGCGGTGGATATGGAGAGCGAGGATGATGAAGAGCTGCTCATCCCCTCACTAAAGACGGAGGCAAAGCAATCGCATCAAAGCGCAGGTCATCATCTTGGTCAGCTCCAGCAGACGAGGGATAATGACTCCATCGTGGAAGACGGGAAGAGGACACCAGAGTGTCTTCTGTCTGATCACATGGTTTCTGGTTTGGACAGAGACTGGCTAATGGAGTCTGCAAAGTCAGTGGAAGCCACAGATAAGGTCTTCTCACTGGACCTAGACACACTGGAGACAGCCTCATCTCCAAAGAAGCAGGAGTACAGCCTCCCAAAACTGATCACATTCTCTCCGATAGATGATATGAAGTGTTAA